The DNA region GCTTATGATGATATTATAGAATTAAATCCTTTATATTTAAAAGATGAAACTATACATCGAGTTATGATATCTGATTCAAGAAGACGACAAAAAAAATTTTTTGAGTTATGGGAAAAAGAAGTAGCTCCGTATATATCAAAAGATAAATATGAATTTTTTGGTGGAAATGATCTTCTTATAAAGAATTTTAATGAAAAAGATGATGAAATATTAAATAATTTTTTAACTAAATATCATAATTTTTTTAAGTATTTAAAATTAAAGAAGAAATATGATATAAAATATTCACAAGAGAAAGAGATAGTTTTAAAGCATGTGTTTGATTTCTAGTTTTATGGAGAAAAAATGATAAAATTAAATGAAATAGAAGTATGGTTTAATAATAAGAAAAAAATAGGAATAATAAAAAAAGTAAATCAACGACCATATACTACTTCTTTTAGATATGATAAGCAATGGTTAAAAAATGGATTTTCTATTAGTCCTTTTAGTTTACCTTTGGAAGATAAAGAGTATATAGCTAATCCATTTCTTTTTGATGGAATATTTGGAGTATTTGCAGATAGCTTACCTGATAGTTGGGGAAGATTACTTGAAAATGAAATGTTAAGAAGTGCTGGTATAGATCCTGGAGAAATAGACCCAATAAATCGATTGTCTATGATTGGAGAGTTAGGAATGGGTGCTTTAACATATTCTCCTATGCTTGAATTTGATATAGAAGGAAATAATAATATAGATTTAGATAAATTATCTCTATCTTGTAAAGAAATTATAACAGTTGATGATTCAGAATACTTAGATGAACTTTATAAATTGGGAGGATTTTTAGGTGGATCAAAATCAAAGATTCTTATTAAAGTTGATGAAGAGGAATGGATAATAAAGTTTCCATCATTATTAGATAAACCAGGAATAGGTAAACAGGAGTATGATTATTCAATATGTGCTAAAAATTGTGGAATAGATATGCCTGAAACAAGATTATTTTCTTCAGAAATATCTAAAGGTTATTTTGGAATAAAAAGATTTGATAGGGATATGAATAATGAGGGAATACATATGATTACAGCTAGTGCATTATTAGAAGTTTCACATAAATTTCCTAACCTAGATTATATTGATTTATTGAAGCTTACCAAAGAATTAACTTTAAGTGAAGAAGAAATAAAGAAAATGTTTAAGCTGATGTGTTTCAATATCTTTGCTCATAACAGAGATGATCACTCTAAAAATTTCTCATTTATCTATAATAGAAAAGATGATTCTTGGAAACTATCTCCAGCTTATGATCTAATTTATAGTAATTCTTCTATTGGTAAAGAACATGCTACATTAGTAAATGGTAATAGTAGAAATCCTGGAATAAAGGAAATATTAGAAGTTGCTAAGAAAGTAAACTTAGATATAGAGTATGCAGAAAATATAGCTTTGAACATAAAAAGAGTAGTAGAAAGAGAATTAAAAGAGTATTTAAGTTAAAAGATATTTTTGTAAAAAATGAATAAAGTAATGTATAATATTCTTATAAATAGAATGTGGAGGAATCCTTAATATGAATAATTATGGAAATCTTATAAAAAAATTTAGAGAAGAAAGAAGTCTTTCTCAAAATGAATTAGCTAAAAAAGCAGAAGTTGGGAATGGAACTATAGGAGATATTGAAAGAGGGGCAAGAAAAGGAAAAATTTCAACATTAGATAAAATAGCAAAAGCTTTAAGTTTAACAGAAGAAGAAAGAATGAAACTAGAGAATGCTTTTATGGGAAGGAATATAAATATTTTAGGTGATAAAAGAGTAGAAAACTTGAGTAAGAAAGAATTATCTCAATATGAAAAAGTTATAAATGAAGCTTATATATTTTTTAATGATAAATCCTCAACAGAAGAAGAGAAACAAAAGTTATTGATGGCAATAAATGAAATATTTTTTATGAGTAAAGAGATTAATAGAAAAAAATAATTTTTTATAAAATAAACTAAAGATTTTAAGCTATACTTAAATTTTAGAAATAAGATGAAAGTATGGCTTTTTATTTATTAAAATAATTTCTTGACATGCTCTGAAAAACAGAGTATAATTTTAACAGAAGATATATCTTTTATAATTGCAGAAACTAAGTATAGAAAATATTTTATTAAAGCTTCTAGAATTATATTTTTTTATAGAGATTTAAATTTTTTTATTTAAAAAACTCTGAAAAACAGAGAAAAAAATGTTGCTTAAAGGAGGACAAATGAAAAAAAATGTACTGATTACATATGGAAAAAATAGAACTGTAAATTCTGCTACAATATTTTTTACTAAAAATAATTTAGGATTGCTTAAAATAACTTCAGAAACTAAAGAAGTTATTATAGAGTATAAAAATGATATTTTAACTATATATCCTTTTAAAGAAGGAATAATAGCTGAAAAATATACTAAGGGAGAAACAATAATTTATTTGAAGTCTTATATAAAACTTGAATATAATAAACAAAGAAGTAAATTTCAGTTTCAAATCCCATATGAGATAATAAAAAATTGGAACTTAGGAGAAAATAAACATGTTGATTTAAAATTAGAAAAAGATAGACTTGTATTTAAAAGATATAAAGAGCAAAAACCAAGATATGAATATAGACCTGAATATATAAGAAATACTATTCCGATTATAAATATAAAATCTATAACAGGAGGAGTAGGAAAAACTTTTTTTGCTAGTTCTATTGGCACAGGATTAGCAGTAGCAGGATATAAAGTTTTAATACTGACAACAGATCCAAATAATAACCTTTTAGATATGTTGTTACCTGTAGAAGAGACTAAAGATGAAATGAAATACTATTCATTTGATGATAAAGAAATACAAATAGATAGTAAAACTAAAGGGCTAAAATATTGGATTAAAAATGGAACAGGTGAAATTATTAATTTAAGAGAAAATGTAGATTTTATTCCTTTTGAAAGTCTTTTTGAAGATAAAAAAATATTTGAACAAAATATAGGAAAGTTTCTATATTCTTTAAAAGGGAAATATGATTATATAGTTATTGATTCTAATTCTGCTCAAGGAATTGATGAGATAATTTTAAATTATACTAAAAAGCTTGTTATACCATGTTCTGGTGATAGATTTTCTTTTAAAGGATTAATACAAGCAATTCAGGAATTAGGAGTTGATAGAATAGCTGTAATAGCCTTTAATAGATATTTGGATAGCATAGTTGAAAAGGAATATTATCAAAAAATAAAAGAAAAGTTAAAAGGAAAAGGGGTATTTTTAAATATACCTGTGAGAGAATTAGCTGCTATTAAGAAATTGATTCATCAAAATAAAACTATTTGGGAATCAACAGATCAAAGATTAGCAGAAGTACAAATAGTTTTTAAAGAAATTTTAAAAAGATTAGTTTATCAATGTTCTGTTTAGTTTAAATTTTTATAATGATAAAGAATAATTAATCATAATGTTATTTAAAATAAAATGATATAATTAAAAATAAAGGAGAGTGAAGAAATGAAAAAAATTCCTATAGGAATAGATGATTTTAAAGAAATTAGAACTGAAAATTATTTTTATATAGACAAAACAAAACTTATAGAAGATATATTGAATGATGGAGCTTTAGTAAAATTGCTTTGCTGTCCAAAAAAATTTGGGAAAACTTTAAATATGTCTATGCTGAAATATTTTTTTGATATAAGAGGAGCAGAAGAAAATAGAAAACTATTTAATAATCTCTATATAGAAAATTCACCATTAATAACAAAACAAGGAAAATATCCGATAATATTTTTAGATATGAAAGGAATTGAAGGGAATACTTTTGAGGAATTTTTAGAACAATTAAGGCAGAAATTTAGTAATTTATTTAAAGAATACATTGATATTTTTGACAAACTAGATGAATTTTCTAAATTGACTTTTAAGAAATATATATCTAGAGATCATGAGGGATTATACTATGCACTTTATCATTTAATCAAGATTTTAAAAGAATATTATAAAAAAAATGTAATAGTTATATTGGATAATTATGATGAACCACTAATCAAAGCTACTGAAAAAGGATTTTGTAAAGAAGCTACTATGTTTTTTGGTACTTTGTATGGAAGTGCATTAAAAACTAATAGTAACTTACAGCAAGGAATATTAGTAGGAACTTTTACAGCTGCTGAACTTCAATTAATACCAGATTTAAATAATGTATGTGAAAATACAGTTTTTTCATCATATAAATATAAAGGATATTTTGGACTAGAAGAAGATGAAGTAAAAATAGCTTTAGAAAGTTATAATTTAGAATCAAATTTAAAAGAAGTAAAAGAATGGTATGGAGGATATAAATTAAAAAATAAAGAAATTTATAATACATATAGCATTTTAAAATATTTAGAAAATAGAAAAGTAGGACTTTATTGGACAAAAATTTATGAAAATAGTCTAATAGAAAAATTGAGTGAAAAAATTATAAAAGAAGTAAATAGAAGATTAAAATATTTGTTTGAGGCTAAAGAGACCTATTTATATTTAAGCTTTTTTAGAAATTTAGAAGAAATGATAAATGAAGTAAATGAAAATGAAATATTTTTAATGATGTTGTATGATGGATACTTAACTATAAAAGAAAAAGTTGGAGATTGTAGCTATTCAGTAAAGCTTCCTAATAAAGAGATTCAATTATTTTTCAATTTATTTTTTCATAAATAATTTAATAAAATAGATTTAACTTTTGGTAGAGGTGATTTATGGAATATATAGAGATGTTAGAGAATATATTAGAAAAGAGTAGTTTGGGAAATTATTATGTTGTGTATTTTCCAATAAAGAAAGAGTATGTTATAGTTGATGACTATATGGAAGCTAATAAATATAGAGAAGGGGTATACCATTTAGCAAAAAAATTTACCAGTAAAGAAGAGGCTATTAAATGGGCTGAAGCTTGTAAGAATGAAGATATACATTTTCCAGAGAAAAAAAGATTCTATGCTATATATTTTAACGATACTCAAGAGGGAGTTATATTAACAGATCCTGAAGAAGTTAATAGAATCCTGTATAAACGTTCAGCTTTTTGTCGAAAATTTTTCTTAAAAGAAGATGGTTTAGAATGGATAGAATTAGTTAAGCACCAAGGTAAAGATGTTATTCCAGAAAAGAAAAATAACTCTAAAGGAAAGAAGAAAAAATATTATGGTATTTATTTTATAGAAACAGGAGAAGGGATAATCTTAGATTCTTCAACAGATGTAGCTAAAACAGTCCAAAATAAGGCATCTTATTGTAGAAAATTTGATTCAGAAGAAAAAACTTTAAAATGGTTGGAGATAGTTAAGAAAACTGGTAAAAATATTGAGCCTGAAACTGTTAAAGTATATGAAAATATACCTAGATTACAAATGTTAGGTGAAAAATATTATGGAGTATACTTAATTGAATCTTAGAAAACATTTATAACAAAATCTCTTGAAGAAGCTAATTTAGCTTTAAAAGAGGAAAAAGGATTAGTAAAGAGATTTAAAAAGGAAAAAGATGCTATAAATTGGATAATTCAATGTGAAAATAACAAAAGAGTCTATTATGCTATATTTTTTATAGAAGAGTTAAAAAGTATAATTGCTTTTGATCTTGAAATGGTAGAACTACTTATCAAAGATAAAGCTAATATTAATAGAGCTTTTGAAACAGTTAAAGAAGCGAATAATTGGTTGAGAAATATAGAATATTATTATACTGAAGAAATGGGAAAATTGTTAAAAGAAGATACTATATTCTTTGATGTTGGAACTGGAAGAGGAATAGGAGAAGAAGTTAGAGTTACAGACTTTTTAGGAAACTCTATAATAGAAAAATTACCAGAGTATAGAGAGTTAGTAAATGAGTATGGAAATTATAATCTAGGAAAGATTAATAATGTTACATATGGAGAACTTTATGGATTTTATTTGGCATTATTAATAGCCTTAGAAAATAATATTTATAAAATTGCAGGGGACAATACAACTGTAATTAATATTTGGAGTAAAGGTGAGGGAATAACTTCTAAAATACTTCCTTATGAGCTAGAATTAATTAATAAAGTAAGTGTATTGAGAAAAGAGTTCGAAGAAAAAGGGGGAGAAATTTTCTATATTAACGGAGGGTTAAATCCAGCTGACTTAGGTTTTCATCAGAAGAAAAGGAAGAATATCAAAACTCTATTTGCTAATTATAATGAAAATTATGAAAAAGAAAATATTGATTGGTGAGAAGTAATAGCCAAAGAAATAAAATGAGATAAAATTGTAATTATTTTTAATAAAAAATTGCATTCTCCATTAAAAAAATGATAAAATTTATGTATTACAATGTTTTTTTAAATAAATAATCTTTATAAGAAAGGGGTGTGACTATGAAGAAATTACTTCCTGATGGAATAAGCGACTTTAAAACTTTAATAGAAAATAATTATTATTATGTAGATAAAACTCCTTTTATAAGTGAGATTGGAAAAAATGTAGGTAAAACACTTCTTTTTACCCGTCCAAGGCGTTTTGGGAAAACTCTTAATATGTCAATGTTAAAATATTTCTTTGATGTAAGAGAGGCTGAAGAAAATAGAAAGTTATTTAAGGGGTTAGAAATACAAAAATCATCTTATTTTAAAGAACAGGGAAAATATCCTGTAATTTTTATATCAATGAAGGACATCAAGGGAAATACTTGGGAAAAGCTTTTTAAAAATTTAAAAATAAAAATATCTCATCTTTTTTCTGAATATAGATTTTTGCTAAAAGAAGTAGATAAAATAGATTCTGATTTTTTGGAAAAAATAATATTTAATGACACTGTAGAAGAAAGTGTTTTAGAGAACTCTTTGTCTATTTTTGCTAATATTTTAAAAAGATATTATAATCAAAAAGTAATAATTTTAATAGATGAGTATGATACCCCTTTAATATCAGCTTACAGATATGGCTATTATAAAGAAGCTAAAAACTTTTTCAGTGGATTTTATTCTTCAGCATTAAAAGATAATAATGTTCTTCAAGTAGGAGTAATAACAGGGATAATAAGAGTTGTAAGAGCTGGAATATTTTCAGACTTAAATAATCTAAAAGAGTATACTATTTTAAATAAGGAATATGATGAATATTTTGGATTTTTAGAAGAAGAAGTAAACAATGCTTTAAAATATTATGAAATAGATTTTAAATTAGATGAAGTACATTCTTGGTATAATGGATATAAATTTGGAGATAAAAAAATATATAATCCTTGGAGCATATTAAATTTTTTATCAACAAAAGAATTTAAAAGTTATTGGATAGATACATCAGATAACTATTTAATAAAAGATATTCTTAAATCAGCTGATAGAGAAACTTTTGATAAATTAAACAATTTATTGTTTGGAAAAAAAGTAGAAGAAGAAATTACAGGGAAATCAACACTTCAAGAAGTGTTAGAAGCACATGATTTATGGGAGCTGCTGCTATTTTCTGGATATTTAACTATTGATAAAAAAATAGAAGATGATATTTATAGTGTTAAGATTCCAAATAATGAAGTTAAGAAATTTTTTAAAGATAGTTTTATAGAAATTTCTTTTGGTACAAATTTAACTTTTAAAAGGTTAATAAAAACCTTATTAAATAACAATATAGAGGATTTTGAAAAGAATCTTCAAGAAATACTTTTAAAATATATGAGCTTCTATGATGTATCAAATATAGAAAAAGTATACCACAGCTTTATCTTAGGTCTTATGATCCATCTTGAAGGGAGATATCATATAAATTCTAATAGAGAAGGTGGACTTGGAAGATATGATATAGCAATAGAGCCTTTAAATAAAAATTTAAGAGGATTTATTTTAGAATTTAAGGTAGCTGATTCTGAAGAAACTCTTGAACAGAAGGCAGATGAAGCTTTAGAGCAGATAAAAGATAAAAAGTATTACATAGAATTAGAAAAAAGAGGTATAAAGGAAATGACATTTTTAGGAATAGCATTTTATAAGAAACTTCTGAAAATTAAAAGTTCTGAGGATTAATTTAGATATTTTAATAAAGTTTTGAACTGTACTTATGATCTTAATTATTAAGATTTTAAGTACAGTTTTTTTATAAAATTATAAAAAAGCGAAATTAACTTATTTGCTGTAATATTAATTGACTTTTTTATCTTTAAAATGTATTATTATCATATAAAAAGTATTATTTAAAATATAAAATTTTAACTAAAAAATGAAAAAAGGGGTATTGGGTATGAAAAAAATGATTACATTATTAGCTGTCATTGCTGCTTGTTCTTCATGTGCAAACTTAAATTCTAAAAATGGTGATAGTACTTTAGATAGAAAAAGCTATAGTAATATCTTAAATATTCATGGAAATCCTAAAGAGTATACTTATTTTAAACCAATAAAAGAGACAGATAAAAGTGGAACAAACTATATTAATAGCTTTATTGATTTAGGGGCTTGGCATGGTTATTACCAACCAGATGTAAAAGAATATAAACTATATGGGGGATTTGCAGGACCTTTCTATATTGCTGAAGAGTATGCTGTAAATCTTTCA from Fusobacterium varium includes:
- a CDS encoding type II toxin-antitoxin system HipA family toxin, with the translated sequence MIKLNEIEVWFNNKKKIGIIKKVNQRPYTTSFRYDKQWLKNGFSISPFSLPLEDKEYIANPFLFDGIFGVFADSLPDSWGRLLENEMLRSAGIDPGEIDPINRLSMIGELGMGALTYSPMLEFDIEGNNNIDLDKLSLSCKEIITVDDSEYLDELYKLGGFLGGSKSKILIKVDEEEWIIKFPSLLDKPGIGKQEYDYSICAKNCGIDMPETRLFSSEISKGYFGIKRFDRDMNNEGIHMITASALLEVSHKFPNLDYIDLLKLTKELTLSEEEIKKMFKLMCFNIFAHNRDDHSKNFSFIYNRKDDSWKLSPAYDLIYSNSSIGKEHATLVNGNSRNPGIKEILEVAKKVNLDIEYAENIALNIKRVVERELKEYLS
- a CDS encoding helix-turn-helix transcriptional regulator, with the translated sequence MNNYGNLIKKFREERSLSQNELAKKAEVGNGTIGDIERGARKGKISTLDKIAKALSLTEEERMKLENAFMGRNINILGDKRVENLSKKELSQYEKVINEAYIFFNDKSSTEEEKQKLLMAINEIFFMSKEINRKK
- a CDS encoding ParA family protein, which codes for MKKNVLITYGKNRTVNSATIFFTKNNLGLLKITSETKEVIIEYKNDILTIYPFKEGIIAEKYTKGETIIYLKSYIKLEYNKQRSKFQFQIPYEIIKNWNLGENKHVDLKLEKDRLVFKRYKEQKPRYEYRPEYIRNTIPIINIKSITGGVGKTFFASSIGTGLAVAGYKVLILTTDPNNNLLDMLLPVEETKDEMKYYSFDDKEIQIDSKTKGLKYWIKNGTGEIINLRENVDFIPFESLFEDKKIFEQNIGKFLYSLKGKYDYIVIDSNSAQGIDEIILNYTKKLVIPCSGDRFSFKGLIQAIQELGVDRIAVIAFNRYLDSIVEKEYYQKIKEKLKGKGVFLNIPVRELAAIKKLIHQNKTIWESTDQRLAEVQIVFKEILKRLVYQCSV
- a CDS encoding AAA family ATPase; this encodes MKKIPIGIDDFKEIRTENYFYIDKTKLIEDILNDGALVKLLCCPKKFGKTLNMSMLKYFFDIRGAEENRKLFNNLYIENSPLITKQGKYPIIFLDMKGIEGNTFEEFLEQLRQKFSNLFKEYIDIFDKLDEFSKLTFKKYISRDHEGLYYALYHLIKILKEYYKKNVIVILDNYDEPLIKATEKGFCKEATMFFGTLYGSALKTNSNLQQGILVGTFTAAELQLIPDLNNVCENTVFSSYKYKGYFGLEEDEVKIALESYNLESNLKEVKEWYGGYKLKNKEIYNTYSILKYLENRKVGLYWTKIYENSLIEKLSEKIIKEVNRRLKYLFEAKETYLYLSFFRNLEEMINEVNENEIFLMMLYDGYLTIKEKVGDCSYSVKLPNKEIQLFFNLFFHK
- a CDS encoding ribonuclease HI, encoding MVELLIKDKANINRAFETVKEANNWLRNIEYYYTEEMGKLLKEDTIFFDVGTGRGIGEEVRVTDFLGNSIIEKLPEYRELVNEYGNYNLGKINNVTYGELYGFYLALLIALENNIYKIAGDNTTVINIWSKGEGITSKILPYELELINKVSVLRKEFEEKGGEIFYINGGLNPADLGFHQKKRKNIKTLFANYNENYEKENIDW
- a CDS encoding AAA family ATPase, whose translation is MKKLLPDGISDFKTLIENNYYYVDKTPFISEIGKNVGKTLLFTRPRRFGKTLNMSMLKYFFDVREAEENRKLFKGLEIQKSSYFKEQGKYPVIFISMKDIKGNTWEKLFKNLKIKISHLFSEYRFLLKEVDKIDSDFLEKIIFNDTVEESVLENSLSIFANILKRYYNQKVIILIDEYDTPLISAYRYGYYKEAKNFFSGFYSSALKDNNVLQVGVITGIIRVVRAGIFSDLNNLKEYTILNKEYDEYFGFLEEEVNNALKYYEIDFKLDEVHSWYNGYKFGDKKIYNPWSILNFLSTKEFKSYWIDTSDNYLIKDILKSADRETFDKLNNLLFGKKVEEEITGKSTLQEVLEAHDLWELLLFSGYLTIDKKIEDDIYSVKIPNNEVKKFFKDSFIEISFGTNLTFKRLIKTLLNNNIEDFEKNLQEILLKYMSFYDVSNIEKVYHSFILGLMIHLEGRYHINSNREGGLGRYDIAIEPLNKNLRGFILEFKVADSEETLEQKADEALEQIKDKKYYIELEKRGIKEMTFLGIAFYKKLLKIKSSED